One region of Channa argus isolate prfri chromosome 20, Channa argus male v1.0, whole genome shotgun sequence genomic DNA includes:
- the kat6b gene encoding histone acetyltransferase KAT6B isoform X2, giving the protein MVKLANPLYTEWILEAIQKIKRQKQRPSEERICHAVATSHGLDKRTVLEQLELSVHDGSVLKVTNKGSASYKDPGNPGRVGSIPPANVCVPSKESIWNSSDLRHIDWNKILKRAIEGLDDTHGSSLKNIERYLRNQDDLANIVDNPAFRQRLRLAAKRSVNNGRVLKNGPRYKLSLGSAESRSSRCPNASLLVLSSVTLLPHERDQLRVDPIPICSFCLGTKESNRDKRPEELLSCADCGSSGHPSCLKFSPELTSNVKRLRWQCIECKTCSSCRIQGKNADEMLFCDSCDRGFHMECCNPPLSRMPKGTWICQVCRPKENGKKLLHKKADQIKRRYAKPIGRPRNKLKQRMSVTSGDGSMIALGGRGSPGLGREPHVKEEAQIDFAAMSRDHVTEEDIETFTRVQELAAQRTGSLNTDSMRCPTVIEFGKYEIQTWYSSPYPPEYSRLPKLYLCEFCLKYMRSKNILQRHTKKCGWFHPPANEIYRKDNLSVFEVDGNVSKLFCQNLCLLAKLFLDHKTLYYDVEPFLFYILTKNDEKGCHLVGYFSKEKLCQQKYNVSCIMIMPQYQRQGFGRFLIDFSYLLTRQEGQAGSPEKPLSDLGRLSYLAYWKSVILEYLYKHPDKHISVKGISRATGMCPHDIAATLQQLGMIDRQDGRIVLIRRERLIQRHMDRLWANPRQNEVDPDALRWTPSTSLNAVLSEEEREAEMDAERLKEQASCWEKEGRENRMMTQNNRQPLTKVHCKVPYRTYERRPAPPWTRRIQQAKAVSDDEGDDDNDDDSDGSDGSPPILTKAHAMLAAKRKRTIVLKKRGRKRKRINSSVTTETISERTEVLNEPFDISDDERPMPLLERTCRVGEMDEEEEDLQEDRTPIIPIKRRRGRPRLEKNAQKDNLEHWNEGSDILSKRPSRVRPVKRKKGWPKGVKRGPPKWRLKNERKMGFKLNLYTPPETPMEAEQHRIPNEEAKGKPDQAFIGVDEGIKAGRGSASPDIMQERVPTEPPSPADRGSQKSFSPGVSPVVSPVCSPAPSLVAVSPRPEERDDFSEPPEDDQQDSETEQDTQAKDVQHSTEGNVSLENDNEEDEEEENDQRIEDQDADDEDDSHSKVGEPESNKTELEPNSKGISECTPAFLDPKEDNDSELSQRVSAEPYSEGKPATAAESIQEALTDTTVVTRPPEAEAVASTATIDSDHVLDSESEEESTPSPCPDPLPPQPAERQTLSAVLREDAPICTDIDSETAQAVQSLTQETERENVFQDCVESQEPCRSLQTYTHVAQSPQLTSLDDCPQSDHSSPLSSAQSHPSQSVRSVNSPAVSILESGYTQISPDHSAISVPSLHNMETSPMMDVPSVSDHSQQVVDSGFSDLGSIESTTENYENPSSYDSTMGGSICGTGPSQNSCSYGSIPTSGLAQSSCAVSQQMAAVNPGSCGMIQQNSLSSPPHCNVKSPQGCVVERPPSNSQHSQHSQHSQRSQHSSHSRHGAHNQHSQHNQHGPHNQLSQHSQHNPHNQHSHHHSHHLQHNQLSQHNQHAQYSLHNQHSQHGQQQPMAQCAIPTNFTTTMQLADIPESGNANFTIYERLNHQGEYSSGHYTQSSGLSLAKLQQFTNTFIDHPHSLPFNHSASHPITSYANTPSHSSLVSLSQTPHRVPNPQVQATMTPPPPNLGSPPPMMLQRNMGIPSSQRIQPQMASKTHISTRSKSAPLSHHHQQQMYARPAQSVAMQAPSRTLAAMPRMNMSVNIMPAPAYNVNSMNMPSLNAMNGYSMSQPMMNSGYHGNHAYMNQSPQYSMQMGMMGTQPYPQQPMQAPPHGNMVYTPAGHHGYMNTGMSKQSLKGPFIRR; this is encoded by the exons ATGGTAAAACTTGCAAACCCTCTATACACGGAGTGGATTCTTGAAGcaatacaaaaaattaaaaggcaAAAGCAGAGGCCTTCAGAGGAGAGAATTTGTCATGCAGTGGCCACATCTCACGGACTGGACAAGAGGACTGTCCTTGAGCAGTTGGAATTAAGTGTTCATGATGGCTCTGTTCTCAAGGTTACAAATAAGGGGAGCGCCTCTTACAAGGACCCAGGAAATCCCGGGAGAGTTGGATCAATCCCACCTGCAAACGTGTGTGTGCCATCAAAGGAATCTATATGGAATTCAAGCGATCTTCGCCATATTGATTGGAATAAAATACTTAAGAGGGCCATTGAGGGCCTGGATGATACCCATGGCTCCTCACTAAAGAATATCGAGAGGTATCTGAGGAACCAGGATGACCTCGCAAACATTGTTGATAACCCTGCTTTCCGGCAGAGGTTACGGCTGGCGGCCAAGCGGTCAGTTAACAATGGCAGGGTGTTAAAAAATGGCCCACGGTATAAGCTCAGCCTTGGCAGCGCAGAGAGCAGGAGCTCCAGGTGCCCAAATGCTTCCCTCTTGGTCCTGTCATCAGTGACACTCCTTCCTCACGAGCGAGACCAG CTCCGGGTTGACCCGATCCCAATATGCAGTTTCTGTCTTGGAACGAAAGAGTCAAATCGGGACAAGCGGCCAGAAGAGCTGCTGTCCTGTGCAGACTGTGGGAGCAGTG GGCATCCATCATGTCTGAAGTTTTCCCCTGAATTAACCTCAAATGTGAAGAGATTACGGTGGCAGTGTATTGAATGCAAAACCTGCAGCTCCTGTCGAATACAGGGGAAAAATGCT gatgAGATGCTATTCTGTGATTCATGTGATCGGGGCTTTCACATGGAATGCTGCAACCCGCCGCTTTCAAGAATGCCAAAAG GAACCTGGATCTGTCAAGTCTGCAGGCCGAAGGAGAATGGGAAGAAACTGCTGCACAAGAAAGCTGACCAGATCAAACGTCGATATGCAAAGCCAATCGGAAGGCCCAGAAATAAGCTCAAACAAAGAAT GTCTGTAACCAGTGGTGATGGCTCCATGATAGCACTTGGAGGAAGGGGGTCACCTG GCCTCGGCCGGGAGCCGCATGTCAAAGAGGAGGCCCAGATAGACTTTGCTGCCATGTCCAGAGACCATGTCACAGAAGAGGACATTGAGACGTTCACACGTGTCCAGGAACTTGCAGCTCAG AGAACTGGCTCGCTGAACACAGACTCCATGCGATGTCCCACTGTCATTGAATTTGGGAAGTATGAGATTCAAACCTGGTACTCGTCCCCTTACCCACCTGAATATTCCAG ATTACCAAAGCTTTATCTGTGTGAGTTCTGTCTGAAGTACATGAGAAGCAAAAACATTCtccagagacacacaaagaagtgtggCTGGTTCCACCCGCCAGCCAATGAAATCTACAGAAAGGACAACCTCTCTGTATTTGAG GTTGATGGAAATGTCAGCAAACTATTCTGCCAAAACCTCTGCCTGTTAGCCAAGCTTTTCCTGGATCACAAGACCTTGTATTATGATGTGGAGCCTTTTCTCTTCTACATACTTACAAAAAATGATGAGAAAGGCTGTCATCTTGTGGGCTATTTCTCCAAG GAAAAGCTTTGCCAGCAGAAGTACAATGTCTCCTGCATAATGATCATGCCTCAGTACCAAAGGCAAGGATTTGGAAGGTTCCTTATTGATTTCA GTTACCTTCTCACCAGGCAAGAAGGACAAGCCGGCTCCCCGGAGAAGCCGCTGTCAGATCTGGGTCGCTTATCCTACCTGGCATATTGGAAAAGTGTCATACTGGAGTACCTTTATAAGCACCCAGATAAACATATCAGTGTTAAAGGAATAAGCAGGGCCACTGGGATGTGTCCACATGACATTGCCGCTACTCTCCAGCAGCTCGGCATGATTGACAGACAGGATGGCAG GATTGTGTTGATCAGAAGAGAGCGATTGATTCAGAGGCACATGGACAGGCTATGGGCTAACCCACGTCAGAATGAGGTGGACCCAGACGCCCTGCGCTGGACACCTTCTACGAGTCTCAACGCTGTCCTGTctgaggaggaaagagaagcagagatgGAT GCTGAGCGGCTAAAGGAGCAGGCCAGTTGCTGGgagaaggaggggagagagaacCGCATGATGACTCAAAATAACAGACAACCTCTCACAAAGGTTCACTGCAAGGTTCCCTACAGGACCTATGAACGTCGCCCTGCACCGCCCTGGACCAGGCGCATCCAACAGGCAAAAGCAGTTAGTGATGACGAAGGCGATGACGACAATGATGATGACTCTGATGGCTCCGATGGCTCTCCACCCATCCTGACAAAGGCCCATGCAATGCTTGCAGCCAAGAGAAAG agAACAATTGTCCTCAAAAAGAGAGGGCGtaaaagaaagagaataaaCAGCAGCGTAACAACCGAAACCATCTCTGAGAGGACAGAAGTGCTAAACGAGCCATTTGACATCTCTGACGATGAACGTCCTATGCCCCTGCTGGAGCGCACCTGCAGAGTAGGTGAGatggatgaagaagaagaggaccTACAGGAGGACAGGACACCGATTATTCCAATAAAACGGCGGAGAGGTCGACCGAGGCTGgagaaaaatgcacagaaagACAATCTTGAACACTGGAATGAAG GATCAGACATCCTCTCCAAGAGACCCAGCAGAGTCCGTCCAGTGAAACGGAAGAAAGGCTGGCCCAAAGGAGTGAAACGTGGACCTCCTAAATGGAGGCTGAAAAATGAACGGAAAATGGGCTTCAAGCTCAACCTCTATACACCCCCTGAAACTCCTATGGAAGCAGAGCAGCACCGCATTCCAAATGAGGAAGCTAAAGGGAAACCAGACCAGGCTTTTATTGGTGTAGACGAAGGCATCAAAGCAGGCAGAGGTTCAGCTAGTCCAGACATTATGCAAGAGAGGGTTCCCACTGAGCCCCCAAGTCCTGCTGACCGTGGCTCCCAGAAGTCTTTCTCCCCAGGTGTATCACCTGTGGTTTCTCCAGTGTGCTCACCTGCTCCCTCTCTTGTTGCTGTGTCTCCCAGGCCAGAGGAGAGAGATGATTTTTCAGAACCACCTGAAGATGACCAGCAGGACAGTGAAACTGAGCAGGACACCCAAGCCAAAGATGTGCAACACAGCACAGAGGGTAATGTATCACTAGAGAATGATaatgaagaagatgaggaggaggaaaatgaCCAGAGAATTGAGGATCAGGATGCagatgatgaagatgacagTCACAGCAAAGTAGGAGAACCTGAGAGCAACAAGACTGAGTTGGAACCAAATTCCAAAGGAATTTCTGAATGCACCCCAGCTTTTTTAGATCCAAAAGAAGACAACGACTCTGAGTTGAGTCAGCGGGTTTCTGCAGAACCATATAGTGAAGGGAAGCCAGCTACTGCTGCAGAAAGCATCCAGGAGGCATTGACAGACACAACAGTAGTAACACGACCACCTGAAGCCGAAGCAGTTGCTTCAACAGCAACCATAGACTCTGATCATGTTTTGGACTCAGAGTCAGAGGAAGAGAGCACGCCCAGTCCTTGTCCAGATCCCCTGCCTCCTCAGCCTGCAGAGAGGCAAACCCTTAGTGCCGTGCTGAGAGAGGATGCCCCAATCTGCACAGACATTGACTCAGAGACAGCCCAAGCTGTTCAGTCCCTGACGCAGGAGACCGAGCGGGAGAATGTTTTCCAGGACTGTGTGGAGAGCCAGGAGCCCTGCAGGAGCCTGCAGACTTATACCCATGTGGCCCAGAGTCCTCAGCTCACCTCACTGGATGACTGCCCCCAGTCAGACCACAGCAGTCCCCTTTCCTCTGCGCAGTCCCATCCCAGCCAGTCAGTACGCTCTGTCAACAGTCCGGCTGTCTCCATCCTAGAGAGTGGTTACACTCAAATTAGTCCTGACCACAGTGCCATCTCAGTGCCCTCGCTTCACAACATGGAGACAAGCCCTATGATGGATGTGCCGTCTGTGTCAGATCACTCACAGCAGGTGGTGGACAGTGGCTTCAGCGATCTGGGCAGCATCGAGAGCACCACGGAGAACTATGAGAATCCCAGTAGCTACGACTCCACCATGGGGGGCAGCATCTGTGGGACAGGCCCGTCCCAGAACAGCTGCTCCTATGGCAGCATTCCTACCAGCGGCCTGGCCCagagcagctgtgctgtgagcCAGCAAATGGCTGCCGTCAACCCCGGGAGCTGCGGGATGATTCAGCAGAACAGCCTGAGCTCGCCGCCGCATTGCAACGTCAAGTCGCCACAGGGCTGCGTGGTAGAGAGGCCTCCCAGCAACAGCCAGCACAGCCAACACAGTCAACACAGCCAGCGCAGCCAGCACAGCTCCCACAGCAGGCACGGCGCACACAATCAGCACAGCCAACACAATCAGCACGGTCCACACAATCAGCTAAGCCAGCACAGTCAACACAATCCCCACAACCAGCATAGTCACCACCACAGTCACCACCTGCAGCACAATCAGCTCAGCCAGCACAATCAGCACGCACAGTATAGCCTTCACAATCAACACAGTCAGCATGGCCAGCAGCAGCCGATGGCTCAGTGCGCCATACCAACTAACTTTACCACCACCATGCAGCTGGCCGACATCCCTGAATCAGGCAACGCAAACTTCACGATTTATGAGAGGCTTAACCACCAGGGGGAGTACAGCAGTGGACATTACACTCAGTCATCTGGTCTGAGTCTGGCCAAGCTGCAGCAGTTCACCAACACGTTCATCGACCACCCTCACTCGCTgcctttcaaccactctgcctCACACCCCATCACATCTTATGCAAACACACCTTCACACTCCAGCCTGGTTTCCCTGTCCCAGACCCCCCATCGAGTCCCCAATCCACAGGTGCAGGCCACCATGACACCCCCGCCCCCAAATCTCGGCTCCCCACCACCCATGATGCTGCAGCGCAACATGGGCATTCCCTCGTCCCAGCGGATCCAGCCCCAAATGGCCTCCAAGACTCACATCTCCACACGGTCCAAGTCGGCCCCACTGTCgcaccaccaccagcagcagatGTATGCTCGGCCTGCACAGTCTGTGGCCATGCAGGCGCCATCCAGGACACTGGCTGCCATGCCTCGCATGAACATGAGCGTGAACATCATGCCGGCACCGGCTTACAATGTCAACTCCATGAACATGCCCTCCCTCAATGCCATGAATGGCTACAGCATGAGCCAGCCAATGATGAACAGCGGCTACCATGGCAACCATGCCTATATGAACCAGTCACCCCAGTACTCTATGCAGATGGGCATGATGGGAACACAGCCATACCCCCAGCAACCCATGCAGGCTCCACCACATGGCAACATGGTGTATACTCCAGCTGGTCACCATGGCTACATGAACACAGGCATGTCCAAGCAGTCCCTGAAAGGGCCTTTCATCAGGCGGTAA